A DNA window from Hordeum vulgare subsp. vulgare chromosome 1H, MorexV3_pseudomolecules_assembly, whole genome shotgun sequence contains the following coding sequences:
- the LOC123448653 gene encoding pre-mRNA cleavage factor Im 25 kDa subunit 2-like: protein MGLGQGRPTPTNRNSPDPRSKSPHHPPPPPPPPPPPPPATTGSGEERGSARPSEAGEEMVGAPSSPVVNVYPLANYTFGTKEAKMEKDTSVADRLARMKVNYMKEGMRTSVEAILLVQEHNHPHILLLQIGNTFCKLPGGRLKPGESEIEGLKRKLCSKLAVNSPSFPPNWQVGECVAEWWRPNFETVMYPYCPPHISKPKECKKLFIVHLTEREYFAVPRNLKLLAVPLFELYDNVQRYGPVISTIPQQLSRFQFNMVSS, encoded by the exons ATGGGTCTTGGTCAAGGACGCCCAACCCCGACAAACAGGAACAGTCCTGACCCTCGCAGCAAAAGCCCGCAccaccctcctccgccgccaccgccaccgccaccgccaccgccggcaACCACCGGATccggagaagaaagaggcagcGCCCGGCCAAGCGAAGCGGGGGAGGAGATGGTGGGCGCTCCGTCCTCGCCGGTGGTGAACGTGTACCCGCTCGCCAACTACACCTTCGGCACCAAGGAGGCCAAGATGGAGAAGGACACCTCCGTCGCCGACCGCCTCGCCCGCATGAAGGTCAA CTACATGAAAGAAGGAATGCGAACAAGTGTTGAAGCAATCCTATTG GTGCAAGAGCACAACCACCCCCACATACTGTTGTTGCAAATTGGAAATACATTTTGCAAACTTCCTGGTGGACGGTTGAAGCCTGGAGAAAGTG AAATTGAGGGCCTGAAAAGGAAGCTCTGCAGCAAGCTTGCAGTTAACTCACCTTCCTTTCCGCCTAACTGGCAG GTTGGAGAGTGTGTTGCTGAATGGTGGAGGCCAAACTTTGAAACCGTGATGTATCCTTACTGCCCTCCACATATAAGCAAGCCCAAG GAGTGCAAGAAGCTTTTCATTGTTCACCTAACTGAAAGGGAGTATTTCGCTGTTCCAAGGAACTTGAAGCTGCTTGCTGTTCCACTGTTTGAACTCTATGACAATGTTCAG CGGTATGGACCAGTGATTTCCACCATCCCGCAGCAGCTGTCTCGGTTCCAGTTCAACATGGTGAGCTCGTAA
- the LOC123448660 gene encoding hexokinase-2, which translates to MRNKAAVAAVAAAAAAVGVALLARRQMREAKRWGRADAVLRGLDERCAAPPARLRQVADAVAVEMHAGLASEGGSKLGMIISYVDSLPSGQEKGLFYALDLGGTNFRVLRVQLGGKEGRVVKQECEEISIPAHLMTGTSQELFDFIAAALAKFVSSEGEDFHLLEGRQRELGFTFSFPVKQSSIASGTLIKWTKGFSIDETVGADVVAELSSALDRQGLDMKVTALVNDTIGTLAGGRYDDSDVVAAVILGTGTNAAYVERANAIPKWHGLLPKSGDMVINMEWGNFRSSHLPLTEFDQALDAESLNPGEQIYEKLISGMYLGEIVRRVLLKMTEEASLFGDDIPPKLKIPFILRTPHMSMMHHDTSPDLRTVGAKLKDVLGIQGTSLKTRRLVVAVCDIVAKRGARLAAAGIHGVLKKLGRDIPSSDKHRTVIAMDGGLYEHYTIFSETLESTLREMLGEEVSSSVVIKLANDGSGIGAALLAAAHSQYLEAEV; encoded by the exons ATGAGGAacaaggcggcggtggcggcggtcgcggcggcggcggcggcggtgggggtggCGCTGCTGGCGCGGCGCCAGATGCGGGAGGCCAAGCGGTGGGGCCGCGCCGACGCCGTGCTGCGGGGCCTCGACGAGCGCTGCGCCGCGCCGCCCGCCCGCCTGCGCCAGGTCGCCGACGCCGTCGCCGTCGAGATGCACGCCGGACTCGCCTCCGAGGGCGGCAGCAAGCTCGGGATGATCATCAGCTACGTCGACTCCCTCCCCTCGGG GCAAGAGAAGGGGCTGTTCTATGCACTTGACCTTGGAGGGACAAATTTCCGCGTTTTACGTGTTCAATTAGGAGGCAAGGAAGGGCGAGTTGTGAAGCAAGAATGTGAAGAGATCTCAATCCCGGCACACTTAATGACCGGGACCTCGCAA GAACTATTTGATTTTATTGCCGCTGCTTTGGCAAAATTTGTTTCCTCAGAGGGTGAAGATTTTCATCTTCTTGAGGGAAGGCAAAGAGAACTTGGTTTTACTTTCTCTTTTCCAGTAAAGCAGTCTTCCATTGCATCTGGAACTCTTATCAAGTGGACTAAAGGTTTTTCTATTGATGAAACG GTAGGCGCAGATGTGGTGGCTGAATTAAGCAGTGCTCTGGACCGTCAGGGGCTTGATATGAAAGTGACAGCATTG GTAAATGATACTATAGGGACATTGGCTGGGGGCAGATATGATGACAGTGATGTCGTTGCTGCTGTTATTCTAGGTACAGGTACCAATGCAGCATACGTGGAACGTGCCAATGCAATTCCTAAATGGCATGGCCTCCTTCCCAAGTCAGGAGATATG GTAATTAATATGGAATGGGGGAACTTCAGATCGTCCCACCTCCCTTTGACTGAATTTGATCAAGCATTAGATGCAGAAAGCCTGAATCCTGGTGAACAG ATTTATGAAAAGCTGATCTCTGGTATGTATTTGGGGGAAATTGTGAGAAGAGTCCTGTTAAAGATGACTGAAGAAGCTTCACTTTTTGGTGATGATATACCACCAAAACTAAAGATTCCGTTTATTCTTAG GACGCCACATATGTCAATGATGCACCACGACACATCACCTGATCTCAGAACAGTTGGAGCCAAACTTAAAGATGTCCTGGGG ATCCAGGGCACCTCACTTAAAACGAGGCGGCTAGTTGTGGCTGTATGCGACATTGTTGCAAAGCGTGGGGCGCGCCTCGCTGCTGCAGGGATACACGGGGTCCTCAAAAAGCTTGGACGGGACATCCCCAGTAGCGACAAGCACAGGACGGTTATTGCCATGGACGGCGGGCTCTATGAGCACTACACAATCTTCAGCGAAACCTTGGAGAGCACCCTGCGCGAGATGCTAGGGGAGGAAGTATCATCCTCCGTCGTCATCAAGCTTGCGAATGATGGGTCAGGTATCGGAGCCGCTCTCCTCGCTGCAGCTCATTCTCAGTACCTCGAGGCCGAGGTCTGA
- the LOC123417655 gene encoding uncharacterized protein LOC123417655, giving the protein MQKSQGPKSTARRRPLRLLSGNRTPHPAPPGSLRRKPAAAPPSAPAAAAAEPALDRLLLASSDLAGLVSQIDKLVSSALQCETISTRGEQEIESFSCFLSETNSSLKQWSSRLKLALKASPAKSENASKHTMETCSKSAAKGSDKLFPSNSILPPAGPAVPPSQELVCSSSNNLPEIDLIVSPSPLVSWRTGACMVDSGKQLFLLTPLPKSKARSSMCPTSSKAQLKTTASMDELNLPNLPVWKLTISDDNRPDLEQSVKGMEARAGVSTPHPRKAKKSSSEDNLFSPLSFSIQKSRRAPLPTPCPKTALRGKQHVFSPISEGSSKDGIISAGAAESEKPPSGTSDEMLSDGKDLASRYPDMYGFNQPAGDRRRMEEADVALDWFLSPLKTCVLMDPSPTDDKPVPLPAKDNKSVIESPWEGWERNNKLEGRRKLSDCNPIQTLSVHSKALVGTPRKGLESKNDLKGKQELSEDKLIQTPAVRSRALLGTPWKGLESTNLKGRHAGETTLKKELWTRFEAVSTNELHLDRSVFQKPDGRRFIDMLEEAE; this is encoded by the exons ATGCAGAAGAGCCAGGGACCCAAGTCGACGGCGCGGCGCCGCCCACTGCGCCTCCTCTCCGGCAACAGGACGCCCCACCCGGCGCCGCCCGGATCCCTCCGCCGCAAGCCCGCCGCCGCTCCCCcctccgcccccgccgccgccgcggccgagcCGGCGCTCGACCGCCTCCTCCTCGCCAGCTCCGACCTCGCCGGCCTCGTCTCCCAG ATTGACAAATTGGTCTCCAGTGCCCTCCAATGCGAGACTATATCGACAAGAGGGGAACAAGAGATAGAATCCTTCAGTTGCTTCTTATCGGAAACTAATTCTTCTTTGAAG CAATGGTCTTCCAGACTTAAGCTAGCGCTTAAAGCTTCTCCGGCCAAAAGTGAAAATGCCTCCAAGCACACCATGGAaacctgttcaaaatctgctgcAAAAGGGAGTGACAAGTTGTTTCCTAGCAACAGCATCTTACCTCCAGCAGGCCCGGCAGTACCGCCTTCACAAGAATTGGtctgcagcagcagcaacaacttaCCAGAGATCGATCTGATTGTCTCGCCTTCACCTCTTGTTTCATGGCGTACTGGGGCATGTATGGTCGACAGTGGGAAGCAGTTATTTCTCTTGACACCACTGCCAAAATCAAAAGCACGCTCATCCATGTGCCCAACTTCATCAAAAGCACAGTTGAAGACAACTGCCAGCATGGATGAGCTGAATCTTCCCAATTTACCTGTTTGGAAACTAACCATTTCTGATGACAACCGCCCTGATCTGGAGCAAAGTGTGAAAGGAATGGAAGCAAGGGCTGGTGTCTCAACACCTCATCCTAGAAAAGCAAAGAAAAGCTCATCAGAGGACAATCTGTTTTCACCTCTTAGCTTCTCAATTCAGAAGAGCAGGAGAGCACCACTGCCTACTCCTTGCCCGAAGACAGCATTGCGAGGTAAGCAACATGTGTTCTCTCCGATATCAGAGGGCTCAAGTAAGGATGGCATTATCAGTGCTGGAGCAGCTGAGAGTGAAAAACCACCATCTGGAACCTCTGATGAGATGCTGTCTGATGGGAAGGATCTGGCATCAAGGTATCCAGACATGTATGGGTTTAATCAACCTGCCGGAGACAGGCGCCGAATGGAAGAAGCTGATGTGGCTCTTGATTGGTTCCTGTCACCCCTCAAGACCTGCGTGCTAATGGATCCAAGTCCAACAGATGATAAGCCTGTTCCCCTTCCAGCAAAGGATAACAAATCCGTGATAGAAAGTCCTTGGGAAGGCTGGGAAAGAAATAATAAGCTGGAGGGAAGACGGAAACTTTCAGATTGCAATCCTATCCAAACTCTATCAGTGCATAGCAAGGCCTTGGTTGGTACTCCTCGGAAAGGCCTGGAAAGCAAGAATGACCTGAAGGGAAAGCAGGAACTTTCAGAAGACAAACTCATCCAGACCCCAGCAGTGCGCAGCAGGGCCTTGCTTGGCACTCCCTGGAAGGGCCTGGAAAGCACCAACCTGAAGGGAAGGCATGCCGGCGAAACAACTCTCAAGAAGGAGCTCTGGACAAGATTCGAGGCGGTCTCGACCAACGAGCTGCACCTCGACAGGTCAGTCTTCCAGAAGCCAGATGGAAGGAGATTCATCGACATGCTCGAGGAGGCTGAATGA